A portion of the Lolium rigidum isolate FL_2022 chromosome 1, APGP_CSIRO_Lrig_0.1, whole genome shotgun sequence genome contains these proteins:
- the LOC124682839 gene encoding uncharacterized protein LOC124682839 isoform X2, translating to MKGDSASKFPINYIIKKSFTVDNAQLPPSIKAFTGQEIICSPSPNINSERSNDNTPQEFHSSTSPFQQSDKDKLSNSAAKRCLEFPEHEPTNKESGESLHHRAGELDLQTVKRPKQDSGNNVAEDMYDTQEHNQ from the exons ATGAAAGGAGATTCAGCATCCAAGTTCCCTATAAATTATATCATCAAAAAGAGCTTCACAGTTGATAATGCACAGCTGCCTCCATCCATAAAG GCTTTTACAGGACAGGAAATAATTTGCAGCCCATCTCCAAATATAAATAGCGAGAG ATCAAATGACAATACCCCACAGGAGTTTCATAGTAGCACGTCTCCATTTCAACAATCCGACAAAGACAAGCTCAG CAACTCTGCGGCAAAAAGATGCCTTGAATTCCCAGAGCATGAACCAACAAACAAAGAAAG TGGAGAAAGTCTACATCATAGAGCTGGGGAACTTGATCTTCAGACCGTCAAACGCCCTAAGCAAGA TTCAGGAAATAACGTTGCAGAAGACATGTACGATACACAGGAACATAACCAATAA
- the LOC124682839 gene encoding uncharacterized protein LOC124682839 isoform X1 yields MKGDSASKFPINYIIKKSFTVDNAQLPPSIKAFTGQEIICSPSPNINSERSNDNTPQEFHSSTSPFQQSDKDKLSNSAAKRCLEFPEHEPTNKESGESLHHRAGELDLQTVKRPKQDSSGNNVAEDMYDTQEHNQ; encoded by the exons ATGAAAGGAGATTCAGCATCCAAGTTCCCTATAAATTATATCATCAAAAAGAGCTTCACAGTTGATAATGCACAGCTGCCTCCATCCATAAAG GCTTTTACAGGACAGGAAATAATTTGCAGCCCATCTCCAAATATAAATAGCGAGAG ATCAAATGACAATACCCCACAGGAGTTTCATAGTAGCACGTCTCCATTTCAACAATCCGACAAAGACAAGCTCAG CAACTCTGCGGCAAAAAGATGCCTTGAATTCCCAGAGCATGAACCAACAAACAAAGAAAG TGGAGAAAGTCTACATCATAGAGCTGGGGAACTTGATCTTCAGACCGTCAAACGCCCTAAGCAAGA CAGTTCAGGAAATAACGTTGCAGAAGACATGTACGATACACAGGAACATAACCAATAA